A window of Rattus norvegicus strain BN/NHsdMcwi chromosome 14, GRCr8, whole genome shotgun sequence contains these coding sequences:
- the Stath gene encoding histatin-1 precursor, producing the protein MRFLVFALIIALMVSMITADKSRERHFKHGEKRHRRYRRYVPAENSADINTDLSQNEVLLPYYYPSDY; encoded by the exons ATGAGGTTCCTTGTCTTTGCCTTGATCATAGCTCTCATGGTCTCCATGATT ACTGCTGATAAATCTAGAGAG agACACTTTAAGCATGGTGAAAAAAGACAT AGACGTTATCGCCGATATGTGCCAGCTGAAAACTCTGCGGACATCAATACCGATCTTTCACAAAATGAAGTTTTGTTACCATATTATTATCCTTCTGATTACTAA
- the Csn2 gene encoding beta-casein precursor: MKVFILACLVALALAREKDAFTVSSETGSISSEESVEHINEKLQKVKLMGQVQSEDVLQNKFHSGIQSEPQAIPYAQTISCSPIPQNIQPIAQPPVVPTVGPIISPELESFLKAKATVLPKHKQMPFLNSETVLRLFNSQIPSLDLANLHLPQSPAQLQAQIVQAFPQTPAVVSSQPQLSLPQSKSQYLVQQLAPLFQQGMPVQDLLQYLDLLLNPTLQFLATQQLHSTSV, encoded by the exons ATGAAGGTCTTCATCCTTGCCTGCCTTGTGGCACTTGCTCTTGCAAGGGAG AAGGATGCATTCACTGTGTCCTCTGAG ACTGGTAGTATTTCCAGTGAG gaATCCGTTGAACATATCAATGAG AAACTTCAGAAGGTGAAACTCATGGGACAGGTGCAGTCCGAG GATGTGCTCCAGAATAAATTTCACTCCGGCATTCAGTCAGAACCCCAGGCCATTCCATATGCCCAGACCATCTCTTGCAGTCCCATTCCACAAAACATCCAGCCTATTGCTCAACCCCCTGTGGTGCCAACTGTTGGGCCTATCATTTCTCCTGAACTGGAATCCTTCCTTAAAGCTAAAGCCACTGTCCTTCCCAAGCACAAACAGATGCCCTTCCTTAACTCTGAAACCGTGCTCCGCCTCTTTAACTCTCAAATCCCCAGTCTTGATCTTGCTAATCTGCACCTTCCTCAGTCTCCAGCCCAGCTCCAGGCACAAATTGTGCAGGCTTTTCCTCAGACTCCCGCGGTGGTTTCTTCTCAGCCCCAGCTGTCTCTTCCTCAGTCCAAAAGTCAGTACCTTGTGCAGCAACTAGCACCCCTCTTCCAACAAGGTATGCCTGTTCAAGACCTTCTGCAGTACCTAGATCTTCTGCTTAACCCCACCCTCCAGTTCCTTGCCACTCAACAACTTCATTCCACTTCT GTCTAA